Proteins encoded within one genomic window of Triticum aestivum cultivar Chinese Spring chromosome 2D, IWGSC CS RefSeq v2.1, whole genome shotgun sequence:
- the LOC123052684 gene encoding 40S ribosomal protein S12, which translates to MAEEAPTPVVAPVEAPTPVLGEPMDLMTALQLVMKKSSAHDGLVKGLREAAKSIEKHAAQLCVLAEDCDQPDYVKLVKALCAEHNVHLVTVPSAKTLGEWAGLCKIDSEGKARKVVGCSCVVVKDYGEESEGLNIVQEYVKSH; encoded by the exons ATGGC GGAAGAAGCCCCGACACCAGTTGTTGCCCCAGTAGAGGCACCTACCCCGGTTCTTGGTGAGCCGATGGACTTGATGACTGCTCTACAGCTTGTCATGAAGAAGTCAAGTGCTCATGATGGCCTTGTGAAGGGGCTCCGTGAGGCTGCCAAGTCCATTGAGAAGCATGCTGCTCAGCTTTGTGTGCTGGCTGAGGATTGTGACCAGCCTGATTACGTGAAGCTCGTTAAGGCACTATGCGCTGAGCACAATGTTCACCTGGTTACTGTGCCAAGTGCTAAAACTCTTGGAGAGTGGGCAGGG CTTTGCAAGATTGACTCTGAGGGCAAGGCAAGGAAGGTTGTGGGCTGCTCTTGCGTTGTTGTCAAG GACTATGGTGAAGAATCCGAGGGCCTTAACATCGTGCAGGAGTACGTCAAGTCTCACTAG